The following coding sequences are from one uncultured Bacteroides sp. window:
- a CDS encoding UpxY family transcription antiterminator, with the protein MLNNQSYWFAARTRANQEINMRESLKKLEVIHFLPTHFVTRIYTDRRKRVEVPLVGNLIFVKCTKLEAFSLLKNYSLKLSYIRDITTGSLLMVPDIQMERFMFAVNTAPELLKACNTPFVAGDRVRVVKGDFTGFEGELVRLEGKSHVILRIPQILTISIKIPMDHLQKIPSSNNDTPNYRKPFTK; encoded by the coding sequence ATGTTAAATAATCAGTCGTATTGGTTTGCAGCCCGTACTCGTGCTAATCAGGAGATTAACATGAGAGAATCATTAAAGAAACTTGAAGTGATTCATTTTTTGCCTACCCATTTTGTTACTCGTATTTATACCGATCGTCGTAAAAGGGTAGAAGTTCCTTTAGTTGGTAATCTGATTTTTGTGAAGTGTACTAAATTAGAAGCTTTCTCGCTACTTAAAAATTATAGTTTGAAGCTTTCTTATATTCGTGATATAACCACTGGATCTTTATTGATGGTTCCTGATATACAGATGGAGCGTTTTATGTTTGCGGTGAATACCGCTCCAGAGCTACTTAAAGCTTGTAATACACCGTTTGTAGCAGGAGATCGAGTCAGAGTTGTGAAAGGTGATTTTACCGGTTTCGAAGGAGAGTTAGTTCGCCTTGAAGGAAAATCACATGTTATTCTTCGTATACCTCAGATTCTCACTATCAGTATAAAAATCCCTATGGATCATTTACAAAAAATTCCTTCGTCAAACAACGATACACCAAATTACAGGAAACCGTTTACAAAATAG
- the menD gene encoding 2-succinyl-5-enolpyruvyl-6-hydroxy-3-cyclohexene-1-carboxylic-acid synthase: MYTQYKSICILIALLKEHNIRHVVISPGSRMRDFLLSVEEDPFFTCYSVVDERSAAYFAIGISQELNVPVAITCTSSTATTNYLPGITEAFYQGVPLLVLTGDRDPYMLGQQEDQMIDQINMYGKVVRKFVQLPIVNTDADFWYCERLINEAILELDHRGKGPVQINVPVPAIITWPTEYVDSLPEVRVIKRVTFKEDKTEMLQEKLQEIKNAQKILVLIGQKTNSVQEELFIRFFKKYNCVFHAEHMGNLNIEGKINLAMLSQGLLDTEFDDFLPDVVISCYGTLGISRNLKETFRKKKINHWLINENGNVVDAYKNLTTIFECEPTFFFNYFIEHAEVDLKNNEVYYNKWLEKYQAISIPDTPFSHVSVIRDFLKRMPEKSLLHLSILNSIRISHFFELPADTRVYANIGTDGIDGCMSTFFGQSVVSQRLSFLIIGDLSFFYDMNSLRIRHIRNNVRILLINNYGGNEFYQQPIRSTTDNSIGAKHGNKAEGWAESVGFHYMTAQNEQEYNSKLNDFFKPVSDTPVLFEVFTKQMTDVDSLRLVQKSIRNIFDKNAALKNTVRSVLGETGIKTIKNILGKK, from the coding sequence ATGTATACACAGTATAAAAGTATTTGTATTCTTATAGCTCTATTAAAGGAGCATAACATTAGGCATGTCGTTATATCTCCTGGAAGCAGAATGAGAGATTTTTTGTTATCTGTTGAGGAAGACCCATTTTTTACCTGTTACTCAGTGGTTGATGAACGTAGTGCTGCTTACTTTGCTATTGGGATCTCCCAAGAATTAAATGTTCCTGTGGCTATAACATGTACTTCAAGTACAGCTACTACCAATTATTTACCAGGTATAACAGAAGCATTTTACCAAGGAGTTCCACTATTAGTTTTGACAGGCGATAGAGATCCGTATATGTTGGGGCAACAAGAAGATCAGATGATTGATCAAATCAATATGTATGGAAAAGTTGTAAGAAAGTTTGTTCAGTTACCTATAGTTAACACTGATGCGGATTTTTGGTATTGCGAGCGATTAATTAATGAAGCAATACTTGAACTTGATCATAGAGGAAAAGGCCCTGTACAAATAAATGTTCCTGTTCCTGCGATAATAACATGGCCCACTGAATATGTTGATTCTCTTCCAGAAGTACGTGTGATAAAGCGGGTTACTTTTAAGGAGGACAAAACAGAAATGTTACAAGAAAAGTTGCAGGAAATAAAGAATGCACAAAAAATACTTGTCTTGATCGGACAAAAAACAAATTCTGTTCAAGAAGAGCTTTTTATACGTTTCTTCAAAAAATATAATTGTGTGTTTCATGCTGAGCATATGGGAAATCTTAATATTGAGGGTAAAATTAATCTAGCAATGTTAAGTCAAGGACTGTTAGATACTGAATTTGACGATTTTCTTCCTGATGTAGTTATATCTTGCTATGGTACACTTGGTATTTCTCGTAATTTGAAAGAAACTTTTCGTAAAAAGAAAATCAATCATTGGCTTATTAATGAAAATGGTAATGTAGTAGATGCATATAAAAACTTGACTACTATATTTGAGTGTGAGCCAACTTTTTTCTTTAATTATTTTATAGAACATGCAGAAGTTGATTTAAAGAATAATGAAGTTTATTATAATAAATGGTTAGAAAAATATCAGGCAATATCAATACCTGATACTCCATTTTCTCATGTATCAGTTATTCGTGATTTTTTAAAGAGAATGCCAGAAAAGAGTTTGTTGCATTTAAGTATTCTTAATAGCATTCGTATTAGTCACTTTTTTGAATTACCTGCAGATACAAGAGTTTATGCCAATATAGGCACTGATGGAATTGATGGATGTATGTCTACTTTTTTTGGGCAATCTGTTGTCTCTCAACGTTTGTCTTTTTTAATAATAGGAGATTTAAGCTTTTTTTATGATATGAACTCTCTTAGAATTAGGCATATAAGAAATAATGTTCGAATATTATTAATAAATAATTATGGAGGTAATGAATTTTATCAACAGCCAATAAGATCAACAACTGATAATAGTATTGGTGCAAAGCACGGAAATAAAGCGGAAGGATGGGCTGAAAGTGTTGGCTTTCATTATATGACTGCACAAAATGAACAGGAGTATAATAGTAAGTTAAATGATTTTTTTAAACCGGTTTCTGATACTCCTGTTTTATTCGAGGTTTTTACTAAACAAATGACTGATGTTGATTCTCTGAGATTAGTACAAAAGAGTATCAGAAATATTTTTGATAAAAATGCTGCATTGAAAAATACTGTTCGTTCAGTACTTGGTGAAACTGGCATTAAGACAATCAAAAATATATTAGGAAAAAAGTAA
- a CDS encoding undecaprenyl-phosphate glucose phosphotransferase — protein MKQTTRFNQIVAALLIIGDVLILNCVFLGLQFTLYNYIYGGIFTRELRLTLLLLTACYLLCTTCFGIVLHKRVIRSEEIVKHILTLLTFHFILFAIIVNAWVECHVPLTMLALFSFLSAFFLIGYRLTFRFIIKFYRKKGGNIRTAVYVGNASNIVDLYHQMTDDPTSGFRVLGYFDDDSTAFNSTDLSYLGDIEKVIPYLKQYDLDYLYCCLPSKRSSEILPIINYCEKNFIRFYSVPNVRRYLKRRMVMELMGDVPVLSIREEPLSIYENQIGKRIFDVLFSLTFLCTLFPFIFITVGIITKLTSPGPIFFKQKRSGLNGREFWCYKFRSMKVNADSDKLQATKDDPRKTKFGDFLRKSSIDELPQFINVLIGDMSVVGPRPHMLKHTEEYSGIIDQFMIRHWVKPGITGWAQVTGFRGETKELFQMEGRVKKDIWYIENWTFLLDLLIIYKTIRNAIGGEKEAY, from the coding sequence ATGAAACAAACTACGCGCTTCAATCAAATTGTTGCCGCACTATTAATTATAGGTGATGTCCTGATACTTAATTGTGTCTTTTTGGGGCTTCAGTTTACCTTGTATAATTATATATATGGTGGCATATTTACTCGTGAGTTACGTTTAACCTTATTGTTATTAACAGCATGTTACCTGCTTTGCACGACTTGTTTTGGTATTGTGCTTCATAAAAGAGTAATCAGGTCAGAAGAGATCGTAAAACATATCCTTACTCTTCTTACCTTTCATTTCATTCTATTTGCTATCATTGTGAATGCTTGGGTAGAATGCCATGTACCTCTTACTATGTTAGCGCTTTTTTCATTCTTATCGGCTTTCTTTCTTATAGGTTATCGCCTGACTTTCCGTTTCATTATTAAGTTTTATCGTAAGAAGGGAGGGAATATTCGCACAGCTGTATATGTTGGTAATGCATCTAATATAGTTGATCTGTATCATCAAATGACAGATGACCCAACATCCGGCTTCCGTGTTTTGGGTTATTTTGATGATGATAGCACTGCCTTCAATTCTACTGATCTTTCCTATTTGGGAGATATAGAAAAGGTGATTCCTTATCTTAAACAGTATGATTTGGATTATCTTTATTGCTGTTTGCCTTCCAAGCGGAGTTCGGAAATACTGCCGATCATTAACTATTGCGAGAAAAATTTTATTCGTTTTTATAGTGTTCCTAACGTACGTCGTTATCTCAAACGCCGTATGGTAATGGAGTTGATGGGAGATGTTCCCGTTCTTAGTATCCGTGAAGAACCCCTCTCCATCTATGAGAATCAGATAGGTAAGCGTATCTTTGATGTTCTCTTTTCACTTACATTCCTTTGTACCCTTTTCCCTTTTATCTTTATTACCGTAGGTATTATAACCAAACTTACTTCTCCCGGACCTATCTTCTTCAAGCAAAAGCGTAGTGGCCTAAACGGTAGGGAATTCTGGTGCTATAAATTCCGTTCTATGAAAGTAAATGCTGATAGTGACAAACTTCAAGCAACGAAGGATGATCCTCGTAAAACGAAGTTTGGTGACTTTTTGCGCAAAAGCAGTATTGATGAACTCCCTCAATTCATCAACGTGCTCATTGGTGATATGTCCGTGGTGGGGCCCCGTCCCCATATGCTCAAGCATACAGAAGAGTATTCCGGAATCATCGATCAATTTATGATTCGTCACTGGGTAAAGCCTGGTATCACGGGGTGGGCCCAAGTTACAGGTTTTAGGGGCGAAACAAAAGAACTATTTCAAATGGAAGGTCGTGTAAAAAAAGACATCTGGTACATTGAGAACTGGACCTTTTTGCTTGATCTTCTGATTATTTACAAAACCATCCGTAATGCCATTGGTGGCGAAAAAGAAGCTTACTAA
- a CDS encoding DUF4494 domain-containing protein, with protein MMTHNWFECKIRYEKLMENGMNKKVTEPYLVDALSFTEAEARIIEEITPFITGEFTVSDIKRANYSELFSSEEDAADRWFKCKLLFITLDEKSGAERKTATQVLVQAADLRDAVKKLDEGMKGTMADYQIASVAETAIMDVYPYGEGPNDKPEV; from the coding sequence ATTATGACACATAATTGGTTTGAGTGCAAGATCCGTTACGAGAAGTTGATGGAGAACGGAATGAATAAAAAGGTTACCGAACCGTATCTGGTCGACGCACTGAGCTTTACTGAAGCGGAAGCCCGGATTATAGAAGAAATAACTCCTTTTATCACGGGTGAATTTACTGTCTCGGACATTAAAAGGGCAAACTACAGCGAACTATTTAGTTCTGAAGAAGATGCTGCAGACAGATGGTTTAAGTGTAAGTTGCTTTTTATCACGCTAGACGAAAAGAGTGGAGCGGAGAGAAAGACTGCGACTCAGGTATTGGTTCAAGCTGCCGATTTGCGTGATGCAGTAAAGAAGCTGGATGAGGGAATGAAGGGAACAATGGCCGATTATCAGATTGCATCTGTAGCAGAAACTGCCATCATGGACGTATATCCCTATGGTGAAGGTCCTAATGATAAACCGGAAGTATAA
- a CDS encoding polysaccharide pyruvyl transferase family protein, which translates to MEKKLLISNAPLYNGNRGCVALTYSIMYLLYQEARSNGIELTFFLSNSGNAAKENGSISIGDVEIPFLNIEPLSFDIRDLIKLVFKPHRLLQSIKAYRSVDYMLDIGQGDSFADIYGVRRFNLIFKSHQIAHFLKKKFCILPQTIGPFKAPLIKKKANRSINQSDLVFVRDRQSFDYVLANTQQKNVFEITDVAFFMPFVKKDFSKDFTHVGLNISALLWHGGYTKNNQFGLTVDYPILIKKIIDYFLTMDNVRVHLIPHVVNSEYSIENDYAVSFQISEEYNNPNIILAPLFLTPIIAKNYIAGMDFFMGARMHATIAAFSSEVPVYPMAYSRKFNGLFMDTLDYKYMGDMLTQSVDEIMHGIKKSFEQRTFLKELIEGRMKGTVQDRKTLFISNIVDFLHFN; encoded by the coding sequence ATGGAAAAAAAACTATTGATATCTAATGCACCACTATATAATGGAAATAGAGGTTGTGTTGCCTTAACTTATTCTATAATGTATCTTCTTTATCAAGAAGCTCGATCTAATGGAATTGAATTAACTTTTTTTCTTTCAAATAGTGGTAATGCAGCAAAGGAGAATGGAAGTATTTCTATAGGTGATGTAGAAATACCATTTTTGAATATAGAGCCGCTTTCATTTGATATTCGGGACTTAATAAAACTTGTTTTTAAGCCTCATAGATTACTTCAAAGTATTAAAGCATATCGTTCAGTTGATTATATGCTGGATATTGGGCAAGGTGATAGTTTTGCTGATATTTATGGCGTAAGGAGGTTTAATTTAATCTTCAAGAGTCATCAAATAGCACATTTTCTAAAAAAGAAATTTTGTATTTTGCCACAAACGATTGGCCCTTTTAAAGCTCCTTTAATAAAGAAGAAAGCCAATAGGAGTATTAATCAATCTGATTTAGTTTTTGTTCGTGATAGACAAAGTTTTGATTATGTGCTTGCTAATACACAGCAAAAGAATGTTTTTGAAATAACTGATGTGGCTTTTTTTATGCCTTTTGTAAAAAAAGATTTTTCTAAAGATTTTACTCATGTTGGTCTCAATATTTCAGCACTTTTATGGCATGGAGGTTATACTAAGAATAATCAGTTTGGACTAACTGTCGATTATCCGATTTTAATAAAGAAAATAATTGATTATTTTCTTACTATGGATAATGTTAGAGTTCATTTAATTCCACATGTTGTTAACAGTGAGTATAGCATTGAAAATGATTATGCCGTATCTTTCCAAATTAGTGAAGAGTATAATAATCCAAATATAATCTTAGCACCTTTATTTTTAACTCCTATTATAGCTAAAAACTATATAGCTGGGATGGATTTTTTTATGGGAGCTCGAATGCATGCTACGATTGCAGCTTTCTCTTCAGAGGTGCCCGTCTATCCAATGGCATATAGTCGAAAATTTAATGGACTTTTTATGGATACTTTAGATTATAAATACATGGGCGATATGCTTACTCAGAGTGTTGATGAGATAATGCATGGCATTAAAAAGAGTTTTGAACAGAGAACTTTTTTGAAAGAATTAATAGAAGGCAGAATGAAGGGTACTGTGCAAGATAGAAAGACTCTTTTTATAAGTAATATAGTCGATTTTCTGCATTTTAATTAG
- the gmd gene encoding GDP-mannose 4,6-dehydratase: protein MKKVALISGITGQDGSFLAEFLIEKGYEVHGVLRRSSSFNTARIEHLYLDEWVRDMKQTRLVNLHYGDMTDSSSLIRIIQEVKPDEIYNLAAQSHVKVSFDVPEYTAEADAVGTLRLLEAVRILGLEKKTKIYQASTSELYGLVQEVPQKETTPFYPRSPYGVAKLYGFWITKNYRESYGMYAVNGILFNHESERRGETFVTRKITLAVARIAQGLQDKLYLGNLDSLRDWGYAKDYVECMWLILQHETPEDFVIATGGYHKVREFATLAFKEAGIELRWEGEGVNEKGIDVSTGKVLVEVDPKYFRPSEVEQLLGDPTKARTLLGWNPTKTSFPELVKIMVEHDMKFVKKLHAKQVD from the coding sequence ATGAAAAAAGTTGCATTAATATCTGGTATTACCGGACAAGACGGCTCTTTCCTAGCCGAATTTTTAATAGAAAAAGGATATGAGGTACATGGAGTATTAAGACGCTCTTCGTCTTTTAACACTGCACGTATAGAGCACCTCTATCTGGATGAATGGGTACGGGATATGAAACAAACTCGTTTGGTGAATCTTCACTATGGGGATATGACGGATTCCAGTTCATTGATTCGTATTATTCAGGAAGTAAAACCCGACGAAATATATAACTTGGCAGCTCAGAGTCATGTTAAGGTTTCTTTTGATGTGCCTGAGTACACAGCGGAAGCGGATGCAGTAGGCACTTTACGCTTATTGGAGGCTGTTCGTATCCTAGGTTTGGAGAAGAAGACGAAAATTTATCAGGCTTCTACTTCAGAACTATACGGTTTGGTGCAAGAAGTGCCTCAAAAAGAAACGACTCCATTCTATCCTCGCTCTCCGTATGGAGTTGCAAAATTATACGGTTTTTGGATTACAAAGAATTATCGTGAAAGTTACGGTATGTATGCTGTTAACGGTATTCTATTTAATCATGAAAGTGAACGCCGCGGAGAAACTTTCGTAACTCGTAAAATCACGTTGGCAGTAGCTCGTATTGCACAAGGATTACAAGATAAACTATACTTAGGTAATTTGGATTCACTGCGTGATTGGGGATATGCAAAGGATTACGTGGAATGTATGTGGCTAATCTTGCAACATGAAACTCCTGAAGATTTTGTAATAGCAACAGGCGGATATCACAAGGTGCGTGAGTTTGCAACATTGGCTTTCAAAGAAGCTGGAATTGAGCTTCGTTGGGAAGGTGAAGGAGTGAATGAAAAGGGTATCGATGTATCTACAGGAAAAGTATTGGTAGAGGTTGATCCTAAATATTTTCGTCCATCAGAGGTGGAACAATTGCTGGGTGATCCTACTAAGGCAAGAACATTACTTGGATGGAATCCAACAAAAACTTCTTTCCCTGAATTGGTGAAGATCATGGTAGAACATGATATGAAATTTGTGAAAAAGCTTCATGCGAAGCAAGTTGATTGA
- a CDS encoding glycosyltransferase family 2 protein, protein MIGIVVVNYKNEDLTIKFVNQELSKINSEKVIVIVDNESTSTSSEYLKSSLNAQFEDEALSSSNLYVLRNNDNLGFAKGNNSAIEFLTNYYRCEFFLFINNDIVFKDNNAIDYLICKLNSFDKTISMIGPRVIGLDGCDQSPLYYVSIFRKWFWGLWLKSFFTNSSLNKVFGGEEFNKTEGICYSIMGSCILVRASDFLEVDMFDEKTFLFGEEFILAERLKKKAKMIYYDSSTCVIHYHNQSIGKKFNSSQKLLLQFDSDSYYYRTYKNISLMSLFICKVSLFIRLFISKIMMKNE, encoded by the coding sequence ATGATCGGTATCGTCGTTGTTAATTATAAAAATGAAGATTTAACTATCAAATTTGTAAATCAAGAATTATCTAAAATTAATTCTGAAAAAGTTATAGTAATTGTTGATAATGAATCTACATCTACTTCTTCTGAATATCTTAAATCTAGCCTTAATGCTCAGTTTGAAGATGAAGCGTTGTCATCTTCAAATCTATATGTTCTAAGGAATAACGACAATTTAGGCTTTGCAAAAGGAAATAATTCAGCGATAGAGTTCCTTACTAATTATTATAGATGCGAGTTCTTTTTATTTATAAATAATGATATCGTATTTAAGGATAATAATGCAATAGATTATCTTATTTGTAAATTAAATTCATTTGATAAGACTATTTCTATGATTGGTCCAAGGGTTATTGGATTAGATGGATGTGACCAATCACCTCTTTATTATGTTTCTATTTTTAGAAAATGGTTCTGGGGATTGTGGCTAAAATCGTTCTTTACGAACTCTTCTTTAAATAAAGTATTTGGAGGAGAAGAATTTAACAAGACGGAAGGAATATGTTACTCGATAATGGGAAGTTGTATTTTAGTGAGAGCATCTGATTTCTTGGAAGTTGATATGTTTGACGAAAAAACTTTTTTATTTGGAGAAGAATTTATCTTAGCTGAGCGCTTGAAAAAAAAAGCTAAAATGATTTATTATGATTCTTCAACATGTGTTATCCATTACCATAATCAGAGTATAGGTAAGAAATTTAATTCTTCTCAAAAATTGCTTTTACAATTTGATAGTGATTCTTACTATTATAGAACATATAAAAATATATCATTGATGAGTCTCTTTATTTGTAAAGTATCACTATTTATTAGACTTTTTATATCTAAAATTATGATGAAAAATGAATAA
- a CDS encoding polysaccharide biosynthesis tyrosine autokinase, producing the protein MKEEVNNENKYSDSGESLNIQELIFRYLAYWPWFVASVIACLAIAYVYLKFTVPVYNISATIMIKDDKKGGQMSSEMSAFQDLGLFADNTNFDNEIEVLKAKSLIKQVVYELNTYCRYSVRTGFVKSDIYTQSPLLITMDPTDNDSMKGSLEMEIKMLPDSSITVSGTYYSDEEKSFEQTVKTLPGFITTPVGRLTVAYRTDVPLLLDEDLFVTVAPAISVAKGYLGSLDISPTSKTTSVAILSFKNSNKQRGQDFLNKLVEVYNRDTNTDKNIVGIKTEQFINDRIAIISGELGNTEEQLESYKRDAGLTDIKQDAQLYLQENSEYEQKKIENGTQINLINYLNEYVRNPANTDAVIPANVGLQDVSLSALINTYNEQVLERDRLLRTSSPNNPVIQNLNTGIRALHGNILASITSVRKGLLITKDDIDRQAGKFSTRITNAPQQERILTSISRQQEIKSGLYLMLLQKREENSITMAATADNAKLIDAPLADSAPVSPRSKIIMLVAFVLGLGIPVGILYLFDLLQYKIATRHDVEKLTTLPILGDVPLNTDSKSRTIVVHENKNNLMSEAFRSLRTNLQFMLGTPDRKVILFTSTSPGEGKTFISTNMAVSLALLGKKVLMVGLDIRKPRLAEHFGFNKKADGITKYLSGGTDDLNSLIIKSNVTENLQILHAGVIPPNPAELLASPRLEQAMELLRKEFDYILLDSAPVGFITDPLIAGRVADLSIYVCRSEVTHKSDFELVNTLRKEHKLPHIAVVVNAVDLENKRYGYGKYGYGHYGKKYGYGYGYGYADAKKK; encoded by the coding sequence ATGAAAGAAGAAGTAAACAACGAAAACAAATATTCGGATTCAGGAGAATCCCTAAATATACAAGAATTGATATTTAGATATTTAGCTTATTGGCCTTGGTTTGTCGCTTCCGTTATCGCTTGCTTGGCAATAGCTTATGTCTATCTTAAATTTACGGTGCCGGTATATAACATTTCCGCCACTATTATGATTAAGGATGATAAGAAAGGAGGGCAGATGAGTAGTGAAATGTCCGCTTTTCAAGACTTAGGGCTGTTTGCTGATAATACCAATTTTGATAATGAAATAGAAGTGTTGAAAGCAAAATCGCTCATCAAACAGGTGGTTTATGAATTAAATACCTATTGCCGATACAGTGTTAGAACAGGCTTTGTAAAATCTGATATCTATACTCAAAGTCCACTACTTATTACCATGGATCCTACGGATAATGATTCAATGAAAGGTTCATTGGAGATGGAGATTAAGATGCTTCCCGATTCTTCTATTACAGTGAGTGGCACTTACTACTCCGATGAGGAAAAAAGCTTTGAACAGACGGTGAAGACGCTTCCAGGTTTTATTACGACCCCTGTAGGGAGACTCACTGTCGCTTATCGTACGGATGTCCCTTTACTTCTGGATGAAGATCTTTTTGTCACCGTTGCCCCTGCTATTAGTGTTGCAAAAGGGTATTTGGGTAGCTTAGATATATCCCCTACTTCTAAAACGACCTCTGTGGCCATACTATCCTTTAAAAATAGCAATAAACAACGGGGTCAAGATTTCTTGAATAAATTGGTTGAAGTTTACAATCGAGACACCAATACGGATAAAAATATCGTAGGTATCAAGACAGAACAATTTATTAACGACCGTATTGCCATCATCTCAGGGGAATTAGGGAATACCGAAGAGCAGTTGGAATCTTATAAACGAGATGCTGGATTGACCGATATCAAACAAGATGCTCAACTCTATTTGCAAGAAAACTCTGAATATGAGCAGAAGAAGATAGAGAATGGTACTCAGATCAATCTTATCAATTATCTGAACGAATATGTTCGCAATCCTGCCAATACTGATGCAGTGATTCCTGCCAATGTAGGCTTGCAAGATGTTTCTCTATCTGCCCTTATTAATACTTATAACGAACAAGTTTTGGAACGAGACCGCCTATTACGCACTTCTTCTCCTAATAACCCTGTGATACAAAACCTGAATACAGGTATTCGTGCTCTTCACGGTAATATTCTTGCTTCTATCACTTCCGTCCGCAAAGGGCTATTGATTACCAAAGACGATATTGATCGTCAGGCAGGAAAGTTCTCTACTCGCATTACTAATGCGCCACAGCAAGAACGCATTCTTACTAGCATTTCTCGTCAGCAGGAGATCAAGTCTGGTCTATACCTCATGCTGTTACAAAAGAGAGAAGAGAACTCTATTACCATGGCGGCTACTGCAGATAATGCCAAACTGATTGATGCACCTTTAGCAGACAGTGCACCGGTGTCTCCTAGGAGTAAAATAATAATGTTAGTGGCTTTTGTTTTAGGCTTGGGTATTCCGGTTGGTATTCTCTATTTGTTTGATTTACTACAATATAAGATCGCTACTCGTCACGATGTGGAAAAGCTCACTACGCTGCCCATATTGGGTGATGTGCCTCTTAATACCGATTCTAAAAGTCGTACTATCGTGGTGCATGAGAACAAGAACAATTTAATGTCCGAAGCTTTTCGTAGTTTGCGTACTAACTTGCAGTTTATGCTTGGCACTCCCGATCGAAAAGTTATTCTATTTACTTCTACATCTCCCGGAGAAGGAAAGACTTTTATTTCTACCAATATGGCTGTTAGCTTAGCTCTTTTAGGAAAAAAAGTGTTGATGGTTGGTTTAGATATTCGTAAACCTCGTTTGGCAGAGCATTTTGGCTTTAATAAAAAGGCGGATGGAATTACCAAATATCTATCCGGGGGTACTGATGATCTGAATTCGTTGATAATTAAATCCAATGTCACAGAAAATTTGCAAATACTTCATGCCGGAGTCATTCCTCCCAATCCTGCCGAATTACTTGCGAGTCCACGCTTAGAACAAGCTATGGAGTTACTGCGTAAAGAGTTTGATTATATTCTTCTTGATAGTGCGCCCGTAGGCTTTATTACGGATCCTCTTATAGCAGGGCGTGTAGCAGATCTCTCTATTTATGTTTGCCGTTCGGAGGTTACGCATAAGAGTGACTTTGAGTTAGTCAACACCTTGCGTAAGGAACATAAATTGCCTCATATTGCCGTTGTAGTTAATGCCGTTGATTTAGAAAATAAGCGCTATGGTTATGGTAAGTATGGTTATGGTCATTATGGAAAGAAGTATGGCTACGGTTACGGCTATGGATATGCGGATGCAAAAAAAAAATAG
- a CDS encoding polysaccharide biosynthesis/export family protein encodes MTTRNIFLLLILLCLFAACTSYKKVPYLQNDFIINQTKQTPTLYDARIQPKDLLTITVSTSQPELAVPFNLTVPATITTTQKYLTSQPSLQSYLVDNKGYIDFPILGALHLGNLTKGEAENLIKGKLKTYLKEEPIVNVRLINYKISVIGEVTRPNTFTVANEKVNVFEALALAGDLTIYGLRNNVKLIREDENGTKQIITLDLNDANLVLSPYYYLQQNDILYVTPNKAKSKTSDITSSTSLWVSATSILVSVASLLVTIFK; translated from the coding sequence ATGACAACAAGAAATATATTTTTGCTGCTGATACTCTTATGCCTATTTGCAGCCTGCACTTCTTATAAAAAAGTGCCTTATTTGCAGAATGATTTTATTATCAATCAAACGAAACAAACGCCTACACTTTATGATGCTCGTATTCAACCGAAAGATTTATTGACCATTACGGTTAGTACCTCTCAACCAGAGTTGGCGGTTCCTTTTAATCTGACGGTGCCAGCTACCATTACCACTACACAAAAATACTTGACTAGTCAGCCCTCTTTGCAAAGCTATTTAGTAGATAATAAAGGATACATTGATTTTCCTATTTTAGGTGCTTTGCATTTGGGAAATCTTACGAAAGGAGAGGCTGAGAATTTGATTAAAGGTAAACTCAAAACCTATCTCAAAGAGGAACCTATTGTCAATGTTAGGCTCATCAACTATAAGATATCGGTAATAGGTGAAGTTACACGACCGAATACCTTTACTGTGGCTAATGAGAAAGTCAATGTTTTTGAAGCTCTTGCTTTGGCAGGTGATCTTACTATATATGGTTTACGTAACAATGTAAAACTCATTCGTGAAGATGAGAATGGTACCAAACAAATAATAACGCTTGACCTCAATGACGCCAATCTCGTGTTGTCTCCTTATTATTACCTTCAGCAAAACGATATTTTGTATGTTACCCCCAATAAGGCTAAATCAAAAACATCAGATATAACCAGTAGCACTTCTCTTTGGGTTTCTGCTACTAGTATCCTTGTTTCTGTCGCTAGCTTACTGGTTACAATTTTTAAATAA